Proteins encoded in a region of the Suncus etruscus isolate mSunEtr1 chromosome 1, mSunEtr1.pri.cur, whole genome shotgun sequence genome:
- the LOC126019919 gene encoding keratin-associated protein 9-3-like, which produces MACCTTSFCGFPTCSTGGNCGSSCCQPSCCPTSCCQPSCCSASCCGSGCGGFGGAQGGSGGAMTCRVRWCRPDCRVEDTCLPPCCVASCTPPTCCQLHHAQASCCRPSYCGQSCCRPQCCCYCC; this is translated from the coding sequence ATGGCCTGCTGCACTACTAGCTTCTGTGGATTCCCCACCTGTTCTACTGGTGGCAACTGTGGCTCCAGCTGCTGCCAGCCCAGCTGCTGCCCAACTAGCTGCTGCCAGCCCAGCTGCTGCTCGGCCAGCTGTTGTGGATCTGGCTGTGGTGGctttggtggtgcccaggggggCAGCGGTGGAGCTATGACCTGCCGCGTCAGGTGGTGCCGCCCTGACTGCCGTGTGGAGGACACCTGCCTACCCCCCTGCTGTGTGGCCAGCTGCACCCCCCCAACCTGCTGCCAGCTGCACCATGCCCAGGCCTCCTGCTGCCGCCCATCCTACTGTGGACAGTCCTGCTGCCGCCCACagtgctgctgctactgctgctag
- the LOC125999581 gene encoding keratin-associated protein 9-3-like — protein MACCTTSFCGFPTCSTGGNCGSSCCQPSCCPTSCCQPSCCPTSCCQPSCCQPSCCQPSCSSCCESGCGGFGGAQGSSGGAMTCRVRWCRPDCRVEDTCLPPCCVVSCTPPTCCQLHHAQASCCRPSYCGQSCCRPQCCCYCCQPSCCQSSCCEPTCC, from the exons ATGGCCTGCTGCACCACTAGCTTCTGTGGATTCCCCACCTGTTCTACTGGTGGCAACTGTGGCTCCAGCTGTTGCCAGCCCAGCTGCTGTCCAACTAGCTGCTGCCAGCCCAGCTGCTGCCCTACTAGCTGCTGTCAGCCCAGCTGCTGCCAGCCTAGCTGCTGCCAACCCAGCTGCT CCAGCTGTTGTGAATCTGGCTGTGGTGGctttggtggtgcccaggggagtAGCGGTGGAGCTATGACCTGCCGCGTCAGGTGGTGCCGCCCTGATTGCCGCGTGGAGGATACCTGCCTGCCCCCCTGCTGTGTGGTCAGCTGCACCCCCCCAACCTGCTGCCAGCTGCACCATGCCCAGGCTTCCTGCTGCCGCCCATCCTACTGTGGACAGTCCTGCTGCCGCCCACagtgctgctgctactgctgccaGCCCAGTTGCTGCCAGTCCAGCTGCTGTGAGCCCACCTGCTGTTAA
- the LOC125999741 gene encoding keratin-associated protein 1-3-like — MACCTTSFCGIPSCTTKETCGSSSCKPPCCTTSCCKPTCCTSSSCKPPCCTTSCCKPTCCTTNSCKPICCTTSNVSSGQKGGLVAACCRTRWCRPDCRVDFTCLPPCRVASCTPPTCCQLHHAQGSCCRPSYCGQSCCRPACCQPTITKTTCIQTSCSEAIVSQPICSQSSCSQATCSQPTCSQPTCSQPTCSQPTCSQPSCSQPACSQPTCNEPATKS; from the coding sequence ATGGCCTGCTGCACCACCAGCTTCTGTGGAATCCCCAGCTGCACCACGAAGGAAACGTGTGGCTCCAGCTCCTGCAAGCCTCCCTGCTGCACAACCAGTTGTTGTAAGCCTACCTGCTGCACATCCAGCAGCTGCAAGCCTCCCTGCTGCACGACCAGTTGCTGTAagcctacctgctgcactaccaACAGCTGTAAGCCTATCTGCTGTACAACCAGTAATGTTAGCAGTGGCCAGAAGGGTGGCTTAGTAGCTGCCTGCTGCCGTACTAGGTGGTGCCGCCCTGATTGCCGAGTGGATTTCACCTGCCTGCCTCCATGCCGTGTGGCCAGCTGCACCCCTCCAACCTGCTGCCAGCTGCACCATGCCCAGGGCTCCTGCTGCCGCCCATCCTATTGTGGACAGTCCTGCTGCCGTCCAGCCTGCTGCCAGCCTACCATCACTAAGACCACCTGCATCCAGACCAGCTGCTCTGAAGCCATAGTCTCCCAGCCCATCTGCTCCCAATCCAGCTGTTCCCAGGCGACTTGTTCCCAGCCAACTTGCTCCCAACCCACCTGCTCCCAACCTACTTGCTCCCAACCCACGTGCTCTCAGCCCTCTTGCTCCCAGCCTGCCTGCTCCCAGCCCACATGCAATGAGCCAGCTACTAAAAGCTAA